Proteins found in one Methanofollis fontis genomic segment:
- a CDS encoding response regulator, whose amino-acid sequence MAGERILVVEDEAIVAMELEAVLRGCGYEVMGPVGRGNDAVRIVHDSWPDLILMDIRLKGPMDGTEAARRILAIHDIPILFLSAFSDEVTLERATDTHSYGYLTKPFNERVLCANIALALRRHRMRMKREIGVRILRSAMSLMPDAVIAADGSGQIVAVNEAMTEMTGWRHADLAGQSLAAIIPEHASGNATVSLLTSDRCEIPVGLKAAPTMDDGLTDEDVHLIVIRAVRPMHPS is encoded by the coding sequence GTGGCCGGTGAACGAATTCTGGTTGTTGAGGATGAGGCGATCGTGGCGATGGAGCTGGAGGCGGTGCTCCGGGGCTGTGGATATGAGGTGATGGGGCCGGTCGGGCGCGGCAACGACGCCGTCCGTATCGTTCACGACTCCTGGCCCGACCTCATCCTGATGGACATCCGCCTGAAGGGGCCGATGGACGGTACTGAGGCCGCCCGGCGGATTCTGGCCATCCATGACATCCCGATCCTGTTTCTTTCGGCCTTTTCTGACGAGGTCACCCTTGAACGTGCAACGGATACGCATTCGTACGGCTACCTCACAAAACCCTTCAACGAACGGGTGCTCTGTGCAAATATCGCCCTTGCCCTCCGTCGCCACCGCATGCGGATGAAGCGCGAGATCGGGGTGCGTATCCTCCGCTCTGCGATGAGTTTGATGCCGGATGCGGTGATTGCTGCTGATGGTTCTGGCCAGATCGTTGCGGTCAACGAGGCGATGACCGAAATGACGGGTTGGCGCCATGCAGATCTTGCAGGGCAATCCCTTGCTGCCATCATACCCGAACATGCGTCAGGTAATGCGACGGTCTCTCTCCTCACGTCCGACAGATGCGAGATCCCGGTGGGCCTGAAAGCAGCCCCGACGATGGATGATGGGTTGACGGACGAAGATGTGCATCTCATTGTGATCCGGGCGGTCCGGCCCATGCATCCGTCCTGA
- a CDS encoding efflux RND transporter permease subunit, which yields MNSPFRAIADAIVARPATVAAIFIALLLVSLYGMSMVTMETGSDTYLDKSTTRGMLYDKYSDTFNSDAIMLIVETDDVLNPDVLAYLGRLEDDIGNERYVASTSSITDQIRAVNGGLMPTSYGEVQQILAAVPPDLLERYVPSNMMTIGIVRLDPGTTPEQRESILESINSIVTISDPPPGVEVTVSGDAAFNQQMQQEMGSSMGVLIGAAMLMMILAVSLLFSHVRYRLLPVFIVAMGLILTFGMMGLTGIPITMTVIGAFPVLIGIGIDYAIQFHSRFEEEMRRSDIRQSVFTTVTKAGPSVLYAMLSTSMGFIAMWISPVPMIVGFGVVCVIGVLMCYLSALIIVPTFGVLIRYRPKKEETASSSGAIESYNQFLGSLAVKIARNPVPILLVLALVAVVGIQMDSEVPISTDEQTFVPSDMPAVVDLKKVTRTMGSTSTLPVYVRGDDVASLDAIQWIYDFGEYEMTHNDKVTGVESIATVVLQYSGGSMPASDAALREVLASIPDQTRDQYLSGNMEAVLQFSLIDLEMEQQKSLVDEVQGDLLWNPPPPGIVADTTGDVDLFTYLMDQIARGKTQMTLLGFGLILAFLFLVYRRIGKAASPLIPIMMIVGWNGLIMYVLGIDYTPLTATLGSMTIGVASEYTILIMERCYEELERGADIFDAIGQSVSHIGTAITVSGMTTVFGFSALTLSTFNIIKNFGTVTVITVGFSLIGAILVMPAVLSLMARRSEPSENSAGAA from the coding sequence GTGAACTCGCCGTTTCGTGCGATCGCCGATGCGATCGTCGCCCGCCCTGCCACGGTTGCCGCCATTTTCATCGCCCTGCTGCTCGTCAGTCTTTATGGGATGAGCATGGTCACCATGGAGACGGGGTCCGACACCTACCTCGACAAATCAACAACCCGGGGCATGCTCTATGACAAATATTCAGACACCTTCAATTCGGACGCCATCATGCTCATCGTCGAGACCGACGATGTCCTCAACCCGGATGTGCTCGCATATCTCGGCCGCCTGGAGGATGATATCGGAAACGAACGCTATGTTGCCTCCACCTCCAGCATCACCGACCAGATCCGGGCGGTGAACGGCGGCCTGATGCCGACCTCGTACGGGGAGGTTCAGCAGATCCTTGCGGCTGTGCCGCCTGATCTCCTTGAGCGGTATGTGCCGTCGAATATGATGACGATCGGCATCGTCAGGCTGGACCCCGGCACGACACCGGAGCAGCGCGAGAGCATCCTTGAATCGATCAACTCCATCGTGACGATATCCGACCCCCCACCCGGTGTTGAGGTGACGGTCAGCGGTGATGCGGCCTTCAACCAGCAGATGCAGCAGGAGATGGGATCGTCGATGGGCGTACTCATCGGGGCGGCGATGCTCATGATGATCCTCGCCGTCAGCCTCCTCTTCTCCCATGTGAGGTACCGCCTGCTCCCGGTGTTCATCGTTGCAATGGGCCTGATCCTCACCTTTGGCATGATGGGGCTGACCGGCATCCCTATCACGATGACGGTGATCGGTGCGTTTCCGGTGCTCATCGGCATCGGTATTGACTATGCCATCCAGTTCCACTCCCGCTTTGAGGAAGAGATGCGCCGTTCCGACATCCGGCAATCGGTGTTCACGACCGTCACAAAGGCAGGGCCGTCGGTGCTGTATGCGATGCTCTCAACCTCGATGGGCTTTATTGCGATGTGGATCTCGCCCGTTCCGATGATCGTCGGTTTCGGGGTCGTCTGTGTTATCGGTGTGCTGATGTGTTACCTCTCCGCCCTGATCATCGTCCCGACCTTCGGGGTGCTGATCCGGTACCGGCCGAAAAAGGAGGAGACCGCATCGTCTTCCGGTGCGATCGAGTCCTACAACCAGTTCCTCGGCAGTCTTGCGGTGAAGATCGCAAGGAACCCGGTGCCCATTCTCCTCGTGCTTGCCCTCGTGGCCGTCGTCGGCATCCAGATGGACAGCGAGGTGCCCATTTCCACCGATGAACAGACGTTTGTTCCCTCTGATATGCCTGCCGTCGTCGATCTCAAGAAGGTGACCCGGACGATGGGTTCGACCTCGACGCTGCCTGTCTATGTGCGCGGCGACGATGTGGCCTCCCTCGACGCCATTCAATGGATTTATGACTTCGGGGAGTACGAGATGACCCATAATGACAAGGTGACCGGTGTCGAGAGCATCGCCACCGTTGTGCTCCAGTATTCGGGCGGCAGCATGCCTGCAAGCGATGCGGCCCTCAGAGAGGTGCTTGCATCAATACCGGACCAGACCCGCGATCAGTATCTCTCCGGGAATATGGAGGCGGTGCTCCAGTTCTCCCTGATCGATCTCGAGATGGAGCAGCAAAAGAGCCTTGTCGATGAGGTGCAGGGAGATCTCCTCTGGAATCCCCCGCCGCCGGGCATTGTGGCGGATACCACCGGTGACGTCGATCTCTTCACCTATCTGATGGATCAGATTGCCAGGGGCAAGACCCAGATGACGCTCCTCGGGTTCGGGCTCATTCTCGCCTTCCTCTTCCTGGTGTACCGGCGGATTGGAAAGGCTGCATCGCCGCTCATCCCCATCATGATGATCGTCGGCTGGAACGGGCTGATCATGTACGTCCTGGGTATCGACTACACTCCGCTCACCGCCACCCTGGGTTCCATGACCATCGGTGTGGCATCCGAGTACACGATCCTGATCATGGAGCGGTGCTATGAGGAACTGGAGCGGGGGGCCGACATCTTTGATGCCATCGGGCAGAGTGTGTCGCATATTGGAACGGCGATCACCGTCTCGGGTATGACGACGGTCTTTGGTTTCTCGGCACTGACACTCTCCACATTCAATATCATCAAGAACTTCGGGACGGTGACAGTGATCACCGTCGGCTTCTCGCTGATCGGTGCGATACTGGTGATGCCGGCAGTGCTCTCGCTGATGGCCAGACGGTCGGAACCATCCGAAAATTCGGCTGGTGCGGCCTGA
- a CDS encoding response regulator, with translation MKGSKILVVEDEAIVAMALEDTLISLGYTVAGSVRTGHDAIQKAGETRPDLILMDIRLDGDMDGVEAAGRIYARFCIPVIYLTAHSDEKTLERAMQTQPYGYLIKPFRQRELYAAIEMAIHKHRIRQKTRPAPVSRAEKKLVEEVKEVKESGATPIIRGIDLPISVVSPEYALTSWNRSFEGLCRAFGAPLPSAGTPIYRYDPPEVFGTSGEYGEVFTNRQGRVRRLTVERRGVPFHLQISRRPVIEDGKVTAVVSVYQDMSYEASLKYAVVSCSQSLEGLVDTLSSLSDENASVGMPNSAILDRYIEDVICAVSRLDIERMGIGQIDTAGAVWEQKMEEG, from the coding sequence ATGAAGGGTTCTAAAATTCTGGTTGTTGAGGATGAGGCGATCGTGGCGATGGCCCTTGAAGATACTCTCATATCCCTTGGCTACACCGTGGCCGGGTCGGTGCGTACCGGTCATGATGCGATTCAAAAGGCCGGGGAGACGCGTCCGGACCTGATCCTGATGGATATCCGGCTTGACGGCGATATGGATGGTGTTGAGGCGGCAGGACGCATTTATGCCCGGTTTTGCATACCGGTCATCTATCTCACGGCACATTCGGACGAAAAAACACTTGAGCGGGCAATGCAGACACAGCCCTATGGCTACCTGATCAAACCCTTCAGGCAGCGGGAGCTCTATGCCGCCATCGAGATGGCGATCCACAAACATCGCATCAGGCAGAAGACCCGTCCTGCTCCGGTTTCTCGGGCTGAAAAAAAACTCGTCGAGGAGGTGAAAGAGGTGAAGGAGTCCGGGGCGACCCCGATCATCCGGGGGATCGATCTTCCCATCTCTGTTGTCTCTCCGGAGTATGCCCTGACCTCATGGAACCGTTCGTTTGAAGGGCTCTGCAGGGCGTTCGGGGCCCCCCTCCCCTCGGCGGGAACCCCGATCTATCGTTATGATCCCCCCGAGGTCTTCGGCACCTCCGGGGAGTACGGGGAGGTCTTCACCAACCGTCAGGGGCGGGTGCGCCGACTCACTGTCGAGAGACGGGGGGTTCCGTTCCATCTTCAAATTTCCCGCCGCCCGGTGATTGAAGATGGGAAGGTGACAGCCGTCGTATCGGTCTACCAGGACATGAGCTACGAGGCCTCTCTGAAATATGCCGTCGTCTCCTGTTCGCAATCTCTGGAAGGGCTGGTAGACACACTTTCATCGCTCAGTGATGAAAATGCATCTGTTGGAATGCCGAACTCTGCCATACTGGATAGGTACATTGAGGATGTGATCTGCGCCGTCTCGCGTCTGGACATCGAACGGATGGGTATTGGCCAGATCGATACCGCCGGAGCGGTATGGGAGCAGAAAATGGAGGAGGGATGA
- a CDS encoding sensor histidine kinase, with the protein MIRSWWRNTGVLGASVATFIIAEVMLYLFSSEQALLIANLLFLVIVLLSVRYPEHATVLSGIIGCVYLCLAVVLIPVPDISSYISLIMQGVVFASAGTVISSYILTLENSDIRYREIFDRALCGICIADRRCMYPLEYNRPFAAIRDGDPDSLTREIIVALQEGGGMDGDDTLSTINREIAVGEQSGKIKHLLVSTAPLAGERILIQCTDITSLRETEKDLKLSQERLSLAVEGAGVEIWDCDPISGTMELGSDLTSLKDWGDGEASIPIAAWMGRINPDDREVVEQGIRDHLEGRHPEIRCEYRLKNGDGGWRWIQSSGRVTECSDDGTPLRITGIHLDSTESVTIRGALRAANHKNAILAGISRHDILNQVTAMLGYLHLLEERIVADAVGGQYLRSLRDLCLLVNRQTVVSGELYAIGSVDPVWQSLEAVIMRIRAFLSLDEIHLNELRGNVEIFADPLLYRAFTEIFMNSVQHGRGARCIDCAVSVSGSVCSVIITDDGTGIPAEKKELIFKRGYGEGAGMGLFLASEILSATGISIYENGEAGAGARFVITIPPGCFRTISCAGVIAGGLGTTDATGEVQ; encoded by the coding sequence ATGATCCGGTCGTGGTGGAGGAATACCGGTGTCCTGGGGGCATCCGTTGCGACGTTTATCATCGCCGAGGTCATGCTCTATCTCTTCTCTTCTGAACAGGCACTGCTGATTGCAAACCTCCTGTTCCTCGTCATTGTCCTCCTTTCTGTTCGTTACCCGGAGCATGCAACGGTGCTCTCGGGCATCATCGGTTGTGTCTATCTGTGCCTAGCAGTCGTCCTGATCCCGGTCCCTGATATATCCTCCTATATCTCGTTGATAATGCAGGGGGTTGTCTTTGCCTCGGCGGGCACGGTCATATCCTCTTATATCCTGACGCTTGAGAACAGCGATATCAGGTATCGAGAGATCTTTGATCGCGCCCTCTGCGGCATCTGCATCGCCGACCGGCGATGTATGTATCCTCTCGAGTATAACCGCCCTTTTGCCGCCATCCGTGATGGTGACCCCGATTCCCTCACGCGGGAGATCATCGTTGCACTGCAGGAGGGAGGCGGCATGGATGGCGATGACACTCTCTCGACGATCAACAGGGAGATCGCCGTCGGGGAGCAGAGCGGGAAAATTAAACACCTCCTTGTTTCAACCGCCCCCCTTGCCGGCGAACGGATATTGATCCAGTGCACTGACATCACTTCTCTCAGGGAGACGGAAAAAGATCTGAAATTGAGCCAGGAACGTCTCAGTCTGGCGGTGGAGGGTGCTGGTGTTGAAATATGGGACTGTGACCCCATATCGGGCACCATGGAACTCGGCTCTGACCTGACCTCCCTGAAGGATTGGGGAGATGGAGAGGCCTCCATCCCGATTGCGGCATGGATGGGCCGGATCAACCCGGACGACCGTGAGGTCGTTGAACAGGGTATCAGGGATCACCTGGAGGGGAGGCATCCCGAGATCAGATGCGAGTACAGGCTCAAGAATGGCGACGGCGGATGGCGGTGGATCCAGTCCTCCGGACGGGTGACAGAGTGTTCCGATGACGGAACACCCCTTCGCATCACCGGCATTCATCTGGACTCGACTGAATCGGTGACCATCAGGGGGGCGCTCAGGGCCGCAAACCATAAAAATGCCATCCTTGCCGGTATCAGTCGGCATGATATTCTCAATCAGGTTACCGCCATGCTCGGGTATCTCCACCTTCTTGAGGAGCGGATCGTCGCTGATGCGGTGGGAGGGCAATATCTCAGGAGCCTGAGGGATCTCTGTCTGCTGGTCAATCGTCAGACCGTCGTCTCCGGTGAACTCTACGCAATCGGGTCTGTCGATCCGGTATGGCAGAGCCTTGAGGCGGTTATCATGCGGATACGGGCCTTTCTCTCACTCGATGAGATACACCTCAACGAATTGAGAGGAAATGTGGAAATTTTTGCGGATCCGCTATTGTACAGGGCATTTACAGAGATATTCATGAATTCTGTTCAGCATGGTAGGGGCGCACGGTGCATCGACTGCGCAGTCTCGGTTTCGGGTTCCGTCTGTTCCGTTATCATCACCGATGACGGCACGGGCATCCCTGCAGAGAAAAAGGAACTGATCTTCAAGCGTGGATATGGTGAGGGTGCTGGAATGGGTCTTTTCCTCGCCTCTGAAATCCTTTCTGCAACCGGGATCAGCATCTATGAAAATGGGGAGGCCGGTGCCGGGGCGCGATTTGTCATAACGATCCCGCCGGGCTGTTTCAGGACCATCAGTTGTGCCGGGGTTATTGCCGGAGGTCTCGGTACGACGGATGCAACAGGAGAGGTTCAATGA
- a CDS encoding response regulator: MTRDEGIRLLLVDDEPAFLDLSSIFLGRSGSFHVDTVQSPHNALEQLSSNHYDAVVSDYLMAEMDGISFLKAVRSCEPDIPFIIFTGKGREEIVIEALNSGADAYLQKGGEPVPQYAELARTVRTLVDKRRAFRELFGEQERMRVTLNSMADGMIITDTDSRITLINAVAQNITGWSEDEADGRVLSDVMPVIPAGEGGSDMKGIVTFVSRNGDHFDLSYTVTPLRGVDGGQVGNAVVFHDVTAEKKARKYHKLLASIVESTDDAVLVMNGDGIIRSWNRAAERIYGYAAAEIIGKQVSVLLPSGQNDEHNQIFSRLHAGEQVKHFETGRIRKDGQMIIVSVTVSPLRDAVGRVTAFSSIERDVTAQREAENELRLSEEKYRMLFDNANDAIVLNQIQPDGRPGRVIDANPRMLEIIGCTRSDLCQRSIQDIIDRNFWEQYPDMDDPSLAQQGCRFTGSIRTSDGSPLPVEIGAHRFDMKGTPVLLNIIRDISERIAAERELRIKESAMESSLIGSMILDPDGRITYLNGAAAQAWDCSDKRELQGALFGKPFIPDGEWEQEILPQLRRGGVWSGEAAALSSAGRAFTIDLSVSSVLDAPDVPICYVVSFADITSRKQNERDLEASIEEKSILLTEIHHRVKNNLQIISGMIRLQIREIVQEEAAASLRECENRIITMALVHESLYQSGNLGEIRMREHIRTLADNLVAAEMYTCPLHLELDIEDICLDLDTAIPCSLIINELMTNSIKHAFLDSDEGRIWISMHRDRPNCIRLEVGDDGPGLPGGFDISSARSLGLRLVYRLVTQQLGGEISVSSCDGTTYVIRLPAMDKGGNER, translated from the coding sequence ATGACCCGGGACGAGGGGATACGCCTCCTGCTGGTCGATGACGAACCGGCATTTCTGGATCTCAGCTCAATCTTTCTGGGGCGATCGGGATCGTTTCATGTTGATACGGTTCAGTCGCCCCATAATGCACTTGAGCAGTTATCTTCGAACCATTACGACGCTGTTGTTTCCGATTATCTGATGGCTGAGATGGACGGCATCTCATTTCTCAAGGCGGTTCGGTCCTGCGAACCCGACATCCCGTTTATCATATTCACCGGCAAGGGGCGGGAGGAGATCGTGATCGAAGCCCTCAATTCCGGTGCCGATGCCTATCTCCAGAAGGGGGGGGAGCCCGTACCGCAGTATGCCGAACTGGCCCGGACCGTCCGAACCCTTGTCGACAAGAGGAGGGCGTTCAGGGAGCTCTTCGGCGAACAGGAACGGATGAGGGTGACGCTCAACTCCATGGCAGACGGGATGATCATCACCGACACCGACAGCAGGATCACCCTGATCAATGCCGTGGCGCAAAATATCACTGGATGGTCAGAGGACGAGGCCGACGGCAGGGTTCTGTCTGATGTTATGCCTGTCATCCCGGCAGGAGAAGGGGGGTCAGATATGAAGGGCATAGTCACCTTCGTCTCCCGGAACGGTGATCATTTCGATCTCTCCTATACGGTCACGCCCCTCCGAGGAGTGGATGGGGGTCAGGTCGGGAATGCGGTGGTCTTTCATGACGTTACCGCCGAGAAAAAGGCGAGAAAATATCATAAACTCCTCGCCTCGATCGTAGAATCGACCGACGACGCTGTTCTGGTCATGAACGGCGATGGAATCATTCGCAGCTGGAACCGTGCCGCCGAACGGATCTATGGCTATGCTGCTGCAGAGATCATCGGGAAGCAGGTGTCTGTTCTGCTCCCGTCCGGGCAGAACGATGAACACAATCAGATTTTCTCCCGTCTCCACGCCGGTGAGCAGGTGAAACACTTTGAGACGGGGCGGATCAGAAAGGACGGGCAGATGATCATCGTCTCGGTTACGGTTTCCCCTCTCAGGGATGCAGTGGGGAGAGTCACCGCTTTTTCCTCGATTGAACGCGATGTCACGGCACAGAGGGAGGCTGAAAACGAACTCAGGCTGAGCGAGGAAAAATATCGGATGCTCTTTGACAATGCCAACGACGCCATCGTTCTCAACCAGATCCAGCCCGACGGACGCCCGGGGAGGGTAATCGATGCAAACCCCCGGATGCTGGAGATAATCGGTTGTACCCGCTCCGATCTCTGTCAGAGATCGATCCAGGATATTATTGACCGGAATTTCTGGGAGCAATACCCGGATATGGACGACCCCTCCCTTGCACAACAGGGATGCCGGTTCACCGGATCCATCAGGACGTCAGACGGTTCCCCCCTGCCTGTTGAGATTGGCGCCCATCGTTTTGATATGAAGGGGACGCCGGTCCTCCTCAATATAATCAGAGATATATCAGAACGGATCGCTGCCGAACGGGAACTCCGTATTAAAGAGAGCGCAATGGAATCCTCGCTGATAGGGTCCATGATCCTGGACCCGGACGGGAGGATCACCTATCTCAACGGAGCGGCGGCACAGGCATGGGATTGCAGTGATAAACGGGAATTGCAGGGGGCGCTGTTCGGGAAGCCCTTCATTCCGGACGGGGAGTGGGAACAGGAGATCCTGCCGCAGCTCCGCCGTGGTGGCGTCTGGAGTGGCGAGGCGGCGGCACTCTCCTCCGCCGGTCGGGCGTTCACGATCGATCTCTCTGTTTCAAGCGTTCTGGACGCTCCGGATGTCCCGATCTGTTATGTCGTCTCTTTTGCCGACATCACGTCAAGAAAGCAGAATGAACGCGATCTGGAGGCTTCAATTGAGGAAAAATCCATTCTTCTCACCGAGATCCATCACCGGGTGAAGAACAACCTCCAGATCATCTCCGGTATGATCCGTCTTCAGATCAGGGAGATCGTTCAGGAAGAGGCCGCGGCCTCCCTGAGGGAGTGTGAAAACCGGATCATTACCATGGCGCTGGTCCATGAAAGCCTGTATCAGTCCGGCAACCTTGGGGAGATCCGGATGCGTGAGCATATCCGGACACTTGCGGACAATCTTGTGGCCGCGGAGATGTACACATGCCCTCTCCATCTGGAGCTTGATATCGAGGATATCTGCCTGGATCTGGATACTGCCATACCGTGCAGCCTGATCATCAATGAACTCATGACAAATTCCATAAAGCACGCCTTTCTGGACAGTGACGAGGGGAGGATCTGGATATCCATGCACCGGGATCGGCCGAACTGCATCCGTCTTGAGGTGGGCGATGACGGTCCGGGTCTGCCCGGGGGGTTTGATATATCGTCTGCCCGGTCCCTGGGCCTCAGGCTTGTCTACCGTCTTGTCACACAACAACTGGGGGGGGAGATCTCGGTCTCGTCGTGTGACGGCACGACCTATGTGATCCGGCTTCCGGCAATGGATAAGGGAGGGAATGAACGATGA
- a CDS encoding HAMP domain-containing protein: MDGMIRSGIGGGTLTLQIPIFYKLFVSMLFVAVIPIVLIGIMAAGDTGGIVSAIGLPATIFLLTLTTLSIVVMWSFFLASSITSPITRLSEVARSVSMGDLRNAEVSVMTNDEIGDLASSFNRMINSYKILDALAREDGE; encoded by the coding sequence ATGGATGGAATGATCAGGAGCGGGATAGGAGGGGGCACCCTGACTCTCCAGATCCCGATCTTTTACAAACTCTTTGTGAGCATGCTCTTTGTGGCGGTGATCCCCATCGTACTCATCGGCATCATGGCTGCCGGGGATACCGGAGGTATCGTCTCCGCCATCGGTCTCCCGGCAACGATCTTCCTGTTGACACTGACCACACTCTCTATTGTGGTGATGTGGAGCTTTTTCCTTGCGAGCAGCATCACAAGCCCCATCACCCGCCTTTCGGAGGTGGCCCGTTCAGTCTCCATGGGCGACCTGCGCAACGCCGAGGTCAGTGTAATGACCAACGACGAGATCGGGGATCTTGCATCATCATTCAACAGGATGATCAACTCCTATAAGATCCTGGACGCACTGGCGCGTGAAGACGGGGAGTGA
- the serS gene encoding serine--tRNA ligase: protein MLELKFLRTHPEIVRADLTKRGDLEKMRLLDELLENDVKSREIQTNLNQLRNRRNVIGREINAARKAGEDTSALRQEAADLPRQIKEGEAELQEIQAAITHHQMRIPNILHESVPVGKDDSENVETKRWGETVVPAFELQNHGALAAEKGWADFERATKIAGSGFYTLKGRLALMDLALQRFALDILMERGYTPVMPPYMMNRSAYEGVTDLADFENVMYKIDGEDEYLIATSEHPMAAMYLDEIFEEKDLPLKMAGISPCFRREIGAHGIDTKGLFRVHQFNKIEQFVFCRPEDSWDLLDELLDNAEEVFKRLGLPYHVVSICTGDIGTVAAKKYDIEVWMPREETYREVVSCSNCTSYQAVRLNIRVRDPHEFETKRFVHTLNSTAVATTRTLRAILENYQLEDGTVEIPAALRPYMNGAETL, encoded by the coding sequence ATGCTTGAACTGAAGTTCCTCCGCACACACCCCGAAATCGTCAGGGCCGACCTGACAAAGAGAGGGGATCTGGAAAAAATGAGATTGCTGGACGAACTGCTCGAAAACGACGTAAAAAGCAGGGAAATCCAGACGAATTTAAACCAGTTGCGCAACCGGCGCAATGTCATCGGGCGTGAGATCAATGCCGCACGCAAGGCAGGTGAGGACACCTCTGCCCTCCGCCAGGAGGCCGCCGACCTGCCGCGCCAGATCAAGGAGGGCGAGGCCGAACTCCAGGAGATACAGGCGGCCATAACGCATCACCAGATGCGAATCCCGAACATCCTCCACGAGAGCGTACCGGTCGGAAAAGACGACTCCGAGAATGTGGAGACAAAACGGTGGGGCGAAACAGTGGTCCCCGCCTTTGAACTGCAGAACCACGGGGCGCTCGCCGCAGAAAAGGGCTGGGCGGATTTTGAGCGTGCGACAAAGATCGCGGGTTCCGGGTTTTATACCCTGAAGGGGCGCCTCGCCCTGATGGACCTCGCCCTCCAGCGCTTTGCCCTCGACATCCTGATGGAGCGCGGATATACTCCGGTGATGCCGCCCTATATGATGAACAGATCGGCGTACGAGGGAGTGACCGACCTTGCAGACTTTGAGAACGTGATGTACAAGATCGACGGCGAGGACGAGTACCTCATCGCCACCAGCGAGCACCCGATGGCGGCGATGTACCTCGACGAGATCTTCGAGGAGAAGGACCTGCCCCTGAAGATGGCCGGAATCAGCCCCTGCTTCAGGCGCGAGATCGGCGCCCACGGCATCGACACGAAGGGGCTCTTCCGCGTCCACCAGTTCAACAAGATCGAGCAGTTCGTCTTCTGCAGACCCGAGGATTCGTGGGATCTGCTCGACGAACTGCTGGACAATGCCGAGGAGGTCTTCAAAAGGCTCGGTCTTCCCTACCATGTCGTCTCGATCTGCACCGGCGATATCGGGACCGTCGCCGCCAAAAAATATGATATCGAGGTCTGGATGCCCAGGGAGGAGACATACCGCGAGGTGGTCTCGTGCTCGAACTGCACCTCATACCAGGCGGTCAGGCTGAACATCAGGGTGCGCGACCCCCATGAGTTCGAAACCAAGCGGTTTGTGCACACCCTCAACAGCACGGCCGTCGCCACGACACGGACCCTCAGGGCGATCCTCGAGAACTATCAGCTCGAGGACGGGACGGTGGAGATACCCGCAGCGCTCAGGCCCTATATGAACGGGGCGGAGACACTCTGA